Proteins from a single region of Pseudomonas fulva:
- a CDS encoding type I restriction-modification system subunit M: MNQQNLADFIWNVADVLRGDFRQSIYGRIILPFALLRRLECVLEPTRDEVRAQYQAMKSSSVDLDLILPATAKAKFYNVSQYDLATLGATDTRANIEDYIAKFSANARQVFEHFSFSDWLVQLDKAKLLYLVTQKFAAIDLRPEVLSNHEMGLVFEHLIRKFAESANDTAGEFFTPRDVVRLTTTLVFAPDHRALNQEGAVRTVYDCAAGTGGFLSSAIELVKDEWKAPARIVPYAQELNPETYAISVADKLIQGFETKNIKLGNTLSNDLLPSERFDYCLANPPFGVKWEKVQPQVQVEHSQHGFYGRFGPGLPRVGDGSLLFLMHLLSKRKPPEEGGTRIGIVLSGSPLFNGGAGSGESEIRRWILENDWVEAIIALPNDLFYNTGIGTYVWVLFNHKDELRKGKVQLIDATAMHAPMRKSLGNKRKYLSEAQIAEIAKLHEACEDGSNTKIFATTDFGYRRITVERPLRLRFAVTPQNLAAYREAKGADQIDAFASVSGEFDNLPAFLKAAGIKKLGKAALKAALACFGERDPNAQPMLDDKGKQQPDPELREFENVPLSQNVDDYFAREVLPHVPDAWIDTGKLDPKDGQVGIVGYEINFNRYFYVYQPPRPLAEIDADLKAVEAEIAALLGEVTA; this comes from the coding sequence GTGAACCAGCAAAACCTCGCCGATTTCATCTGGAACGTGGCCGATGTGCTGCGCGGCGATTTCAGGCAATCCATCTACGGTCGCATCATCCTGCCCTTCGCGTTGCTACGCCGCCTTGAGTGCGTGCTTGAGCCGACCCGTGACGAGGTTCGTGCCCAGTATCAGGCGATGAAATCCAGCAGCGTCGATCTGGATCTGATCCTGCCCGCTACGGCCAAGGCCAAGTTCTATAACGTTTCGCAGTATGACCTGGCTACGCTGGGTGCTACCGATACCCGCGCTAACATTGAAGACTACATCGCCAAGTTTTCCGCCAACGCGCGGCAGGTGTTCGAGCACTTCTCCTTTTCCGACTGGCTGGTGCAGCTCGACAAGGCCAAATTGTTGTACCTGGTCACGCAGAAATTCGCCGCCATCGACCTGCGCCCCGAGGTGCTGAGCAACCACGAAATGGGCCTGGTGTTCGAGCACCTGATCCGCAAGTTCGCCGAATCCGCCAACGACACCGCCGGAGAGTTTTTTACCCCGCGTGATGTGGTACGCCTGACCACCACCCTGGTATTCGCCCCCGATCACCGCGCCCTCAACCAGGAGGGCGCAGTACGCACCGTGTATGACTGCGCCGCCGGTACGGGCGGTTTTCTGTCTTCGGCCATCGAACTGGTCAAGGATGAATGGAAGGCCCCGGCGCGCATCGTGCCCTACGCCCAGGAGCTGAACCCGGAAACCTATGCCATCTCCGTGGCGGACAAACTCATCCAGGGTTTCGAGACCAAGAACATCAAGCTCGGCAACACCCTGTCCAACGACCTTCTGCCCTCCGAGCGCTTCGACTACTGCCTGGCCAACCCGCCGTTCGGCGTGAAGTGGGAGAAGGTGCAGCCGCAGGTGCAGGTCGAGCACAGCCAGCATGGCTTCTACGGGCGCTTCGGCCCTGGCCTGCCGCGTGTGGGCGATGGCTCATTGCTGTTTCTCATGCACCTGCTGTCCAAGCGCAAACCGCCGGAAGAGGGCGGCACGCGCATCGGCATCGTGCTGTCCGGCTCGCCGCTGTTCAACGGCGGCGCAGGCTCGGGCGAGTCGGAGATTCGCCGCTGGATACTGGAGAACGACTGGGTGGAGGCGATCATCGCTCTACCCAATGACCTGTTCTACAACACTGGCATCGGCACCTATGTCTGGGTGCTTTTCAACCACAAGGACGAACTGCGTAAAGGCAAGGTGCAGTTGATCGACGCCACCGCCATGCACGCGCCCATGCGCAAGAGCCTGGGCAACAAGCGCAAGTACCTGTCCGAGGCGCAGATCGCCGAGATCGCCAAGCTGCACGAAGCCTGTGAAGACGGTTCGAATACCAAGATATTCGCCACTACCGACTTCGGCTACCGCCGCATCACCGTCGAGCGCCCGCTGCGCCTGCGCTTTGCCGTGACGCCGCAAAATCTCGCCGCCTACCGCGAGGCCAAGGGCGCTGATCAGATCGACGCCTTCGCCAGCGTGAGCGGCGAGTTCGACAACCTGCCGGCCTTCCTCAAGGCCGCTGGTATCAAGAAGCTCGGCAAGGCCGCGCTGAAAGCCGCACTGGCCTGCTTCGGCGAACGTGACCCCAACGCCCAGCCGATGCTCGATGACAAGGGCAAGCAGCAGCCCGACCCCGAGCTGCGCGAGTTCGAGAACGTGCCGCTGAGCCAAAACGTCGACGACTACTTCGCCCGCGAAGTGCTGCCCCATGTGCCCGATGCCTGGATCGACACCGGCAAGCTCGACCCCAAGGACGGCCAGGTAGGCATCGTTGGCTACGAAATCAACTTCAATCGCTATTTCTACGTCTACCAGCCGCCACGCCCGCTGGCCGAGATCGACGCTGACCTCAAGGCCGTGGAAGCCGAGATCGCCGCGCTGCTGGGTGAGGTGACGGCGTGA
- a CDS encoding inorganic phosphate transporter, translated as MFELFSGLDAWLALSLALALLFVLTFEFINGFHDTANAVATVIYTKAMPPNLAVVMSGIFNFLGVLLGGVGVAYAIVHLLPVELLINVNTSRGLIMVFSLLAAAITWNLGTWYFGIPASSSHTLIGSILGVGLANALLTDIPLGDGVNWQKAMDIGLSLIFSPIAGFVVAALLFLALKYWMPTPKVHSTPVLRKETKGKNKPPFWNRLVLIVSAMAVSFVHGSNDGQKGIGLIMLVLIGIVPAKFVLDLNTTTYQIERTRDAAIHLGEFYQRNAPTLNEFLALGKPANTELPRQFRCDPKLTEPTISALLRTLDGVTDYRTLSEEARIDIRRYLLCLDDSAKKVGKLPELSARDKADLDKLRKDLTATTEYAPFWVILAVALALGIGTMVGWKRVVKTVGEKIGKQGMTYAQGMSAQITAACAIGLANVYSLPVSTTHVLSSGVAGTMVANRSGLQGSTISNILLAWVLTLPTSMALAAGLFYVSTLIFG; from the coding sequence ATGTTCGAACTATTCAGCGGGCTTGATGCCTGGTTGGCGCTGAGCCTCGCACTCGCCCTGCTCTTCGTCCTCACCTTCGAATTCATCAACGGTTTCCATGACACGGCCAACGCCGTGGCCACGGTCATCTACACCAAGGCCATGCCGCCAAACCTGGCGGTGGTCATGTCCGGCATCTTCAACTTCCTCGGCGTGCTGCTTGGCGGCGTCGGCGTGGCCTATGCCATCGTCCACCTGCTGCCGGTGGAGCTGTTGATCAACGTCAACACCAGCCGCGGCCTGATCATGGTGTTCTCGCTGCTGGCGGCGGCGATCACCTGGAACCTGGGCACCTGGTACTTCGGCATTCCGGCCTCCAGCTCGCACACCCTGATCGGCTCGATCCTCGGTGTCGGCCTGGCCAACGCGCTGCTCACCGACATCCCCCTGGGCGATGGCGTGAACTGGCAGAAGGCGATGGACATCGGCCTGTCATTGATCTTCTCGCCAATCGCCGGTTTCGTGGTCGCCGCCCTGCTGTTCCTGGCGCTCAAATACTGGATGCCGACCCCCAAGGTGCACAGCACGCCGGTGCTGCGCAAGGAAACCAAGGGCAAGAACAAACCACCGTTCTGGAACCGCCTGGTGCTGATCGTCTCGGCCATGGCGGTGAGCTTCGTGCACGGCTCCAACGACGGCCAGAAAGGCATCGGCCTGATCATGCTGGTGCTGATCGGCATCGTGCCGGCCAAGTTCGTGCTCGACCTCAATACCACCACCTACCAGATCGAACGCACCCGTGATGCGGCCATTCACCTGGGCGAGTTCTACCAGCGCAACGCGCCGACCCTGAACGAGTTCCTGGCCCTGGGTAAACCCGCCAACACCGAGCTGCCCAGGCAGTTCCGTTGCGACCCCAAGCTCACCGAACCCACCATCAGCGCCCTGTTGCGCACCCTCGACGGCGTGACCGACTACCGCACCCTCAGCGAAGAAGCGCGTATCGATATCCGTCGCTACCTGTTGTGCCTCGACGATTCGGCCAAGAAGGTCGGCAAGCTGCCCGAGCTGTCGGCCCGCGACAAGGCCGACCTCGACAAGCTGCGCAAGGACCTCACCGCCACCACCGAGTACGCGCCCTTCTGGGTGATCCTTGCCGTGGCCCTGGCCCTGGGCATCGGCACCATGGTCGGCTGGAAACGCGTGGTGAAGACCGTCGGCGAGAAGATCGGCAAGCAGGGCATGACCTACGCCCAGGGCATGAGCGCGCAGATCACCGCGGCCTGCGCCATCGGCCTGGCCAACGTCTACAGCCTGCCGGTGTCGACCACCCACGTGTTGTCCTCGGGCGTGGCCGGCACCATGGTCGCCAACCGCAGCGGCCTGCAGGGCAGCACCATCAGCAATATCCTGCTGGCCTGGGTGCTCACCCTGCCCACCTCCATGGCCCTGGCCGCCGGCCTGTTCTATGTCTCGACGCTGATCTTCGGCTGA
- a CDS encoding cation diffusion facilitator family transporter yields MANTEQGILRGSIAMALLVAVFGVVIGLASGSFSIVFDGVYSLADASMSGLALMVSTLIRRHTSESEASRRLAERFNMGFWHLEPMVLALNGTLLCGVAAYALINAVGNLLSGGTPLEFGLASLYAGIATLICFAFACYEFRANRRIRSDFLALDAKAWVMSGCISLALLVAFVIGHLTEQTRYAWLGPYIDPAVLAVICLVILPLPLATIRQALADILLVTPPALKQHVDSVAQAIVERYGFISYQAYVARVGRARQIELYFIVPADWPAQTLDEWDALRDVIGQALGEEGPNRWLTIAFTTDPQWSR; encoded by the coding sequence ATGGCGAACACGGAACAGGGCATCCTGCGTGGCTCGATTGCCATGGCCCTGCTGGTGGCGGTCTTCGGGGTGGTCATCGGCCTGGCGTCCGGGTCGTTCTCCATCGTCTTCGACGGCGTCTACTCCCTGGCCGATGCCAGCATGAGCGGCCTGGCCCTGATGGTGTCCACGCTGATTCGCCGGCACACCTCGGAGAGCGAAGCCAGCCGCCGGCTGGCTGAGCGGTTCAACATGGGTTTCTGGCACCTGGAACCCATGGTGCTGGCGCTCAACGGCACCTTGCTGTGCGGCGTGGCGGCCTATGCGCTGATCAACGCCGTCGGCAACCTGCTGTCCGGCGGCACGCCGCTGGAGTTCGGCCTGGCGTCGCTGTATGCCGGCATCGCCACGCTGATCTGCTTTGCGTTCGCCTGTTACGAGTTTCGCGCCAACCGGCGCATCCGCTCGGATTTTCTCGCCCTGGATGCCAAGGCCTGGGTGATGTCCGGGTGCATTTCCCTGGCCCTGCTGGTCGCCTTCGTCATCGGTCATCTGACCGAACAGACCCGCTACGCCTGGCTCGGTCCCTACATCGATCCGGCGGTGCTGGCGGTGATCTGCCTGGTGATTCTGCCGCTGCCGCTGGCCACCATCCGCCAGGCGCTGGCGGATATCCTGCTGGTCACCCCGCCAGCGCTCAAGCAGCACGTGGACAGCGTGGCCCAGGCCATCGTCGAGCGGTACGGCTTCATCAGCTACCAGGCCTACGTCGCCCGGGTCGGCCGCGCCCGGCAGATCGAGCTGTACTTCATCGTGCCGGCGGACTGGCCGGCGCAAACCCTCGACGAATGGGACGCCCTGCGCGACGTCATCGGCCAGGCCCTTGGCGAAGAGGGCCCCAACCGCTGGCTGACCATCGCCTTCACCACGGATCCGCAGTGGTCGCGGTGA